The window tgtgAATTTGTTGTGTAAGAGAGAAGAGAGACTGCACATGTACTTTTGCTGTCATGCATGCGTCGTACAGTACATGAGAGAGAGGAGCATGCATGCATCTGATCAAAGGTAGGCCCATGTAATAATTTTGGTGGGGTTCATTCACTGTATTTTGTCAGGTATAGATGTTGTATAGCAGAAACTGTAGATAAATACGTGGCAGCTGCATGAATCTTCAGGCACCCAATGGATGATGGATTACTAACCGGTACATCCCGGTTCTGGTAAAAAGAGCTTTGCGTATTTGGTTCTACACATCAAGTAGGAAAATAAGGTTTATTTATTCTTGATGGATTATCGTTAGTAAAAAAGGCGAGAACAATAAAAACCCTTTGGAAAACTAAATAAATACTCATATGAAAGTGTCAAAATATTGAGCCATCACCCGCAGGGTGGAGCTCACCCTAGACGACGCCTGCAACATGCACGCGCTCTTCCCGGTCGATGCCAGTTTTAGCTCCGGTAGGGCTGCATCCTAGCGCTCGCCGATCACAATTGGTCGACCAGCTCGCTTGGCAAGGCGGATGGTGGTGTCATCGTGGATGAGCTCGACCAACCCGGGAAGTCAATGGCGAGGGCAGGGATTATGGGACGGAGTAGTATTTAACTCCttaaaaaacgtcttacattatagGACGGAGATAATAGTATTTAACTTCTTATAAAATACATTTTTTTATCAAATATAGGTTTGGGGGAATCCCACGTTCTTTTTTCTCATATATACATTCTACATCACTATCTAGACAATTCTAAaacaagaattttgggacagtGGTAATACGGAAGGGTCCTGTATGTACCTTGAGTTATAGTGAGTCATTACAGTTCTTAGTCACAGTACAAAATTACAATGGAGTCGTCGCCATTAGCGGTAGCTCGACCTCGTGCGCCCACTCGACGCACCTCGTCTCGAAATGACGGCTCCTCACCTCGTTGGGCAGGTAGTTCAGCCAGACCTTGAGCCCCAGCCGCCACCGCATGGTCCTCCCCTCCGCCTCCCGCCCTACCCTCCACGTCACCTCCTCCGGCAGCTCGTCGCCGGCCACCACCAGCCCCCGCATCTTGCTGAACGCTCGCCCAGGACCCCCGTACCGGCGCCTCATGCCGCTGCGCGGGTCGGCCTCTCTGCTGCCCGGGCGCCACGACGAGACCTCCGTCCCGGTGGCCGGGTCGCACAGCACGCCCTCGAACACGCCGGCGCTGCCCTCCGCCTCCTGCTCCCACCGCCAGCTCCGGTTCCGTGCCCGCGACGACGAGCGCATCTTCGCCTTGACCTTCGGGTCGCCGCCGAGCTTGGTTGCGCCGGAGAAGGCGCCCTTGACGGTGCGCGTCGTCTCCACCTCCCGCTCCGGGTTCCCCGTCGACCGGCCCAGGCTCGGGCCCGTGGCGTACGACGAGCCGAACTTGGGGCCGACCCAGAGGCGGATACGCGACGGGAAGTGCCTCTCGCCGTCCAGGACATGGTCGTCGTCGACGACGTCTTCCTCGGTGCCGGTGTCGTCCTTCTTACTATACCCGAGCCGCACGACGCGCACCCGTATGTTGTCGACGTGCACGCCGACGACGATGAAGCCATTGTCTCGCACGCTCACCGCGTACTCCACCTGGGCCACGGCCTCCAGCTGCTGGTGCACCAGGCCGTACCGCAGCGCCGGCTCCTCCGGCAGCTCATGAGGCAAGGCCGTGATCGTCGCCGTCGACGTTGCACCAGCGACGCGGGGGATGGCGAGCACCGGCGCGTACCCTCTCAGCACCCAGAGCCCGTGCACGTTTGCGGCGTACGACAAGCACGCGACGTCGGGCTTGGCCGGCGGCTTGGGCGCCGACTGCATCTCCCGCAGCAGGCACCACTTGGCCAGCATGTAGCCGAGCGACCGCATGAACTGCTCCTCGACGTCCGGGCCGACCGCGAGCAGGAGCGCGCCGAGCGCCGCCGGGGCGCAGCCGGCGAGGGCGCGCTCGATGTCTGTGCCAAGAGCTCGGAAGAAGAGGAACCCGAGGTCCGCGGGGGCCTCCAGAGCGCACAGCCAGAAGAGCCGCATGAGCAGAGCCAGCGAGAAAAGTGGGGAGCCATCGGTGCCCGTGGCCGCGATGACGGCGGACACGACCTCCTCATCCAGCTTCCACTCCGGCGGCGACGCGTCCGGCGTTCTGCTCAAGGAAGGGATGGACGGCGAGAGCGCGGTCACCTCGTCGAGCAGCTGGGCCAGAAGCAGCAGCCGCGGGGCGACCTCGGAGGCTGCCGCGAATGCCTCGGACGTCCAGAGCACGCGGCGCGCCACGCCGTTGGCACTGTCTACGGCGATGGAGAAAGCGACGACGGCCGTACCGCCGTCCGCGGTGGCGGTGCAGTCGGCCTGCAGGACGATGGAGGCGCCCTCGGCCTCGGGGGAGGCGGCGAGGGGGGTGGATGCCGTGCCGTTGCCGGCGCCGGGAGGAGGGAGGGTGGCCAGCCACGGCCACACCTCGTCCATGGGTTGTGGCTAGGAGGAAGACTGGATACGTGGGCGTGATGGCGCGCGCGGGCTGTGCATTTCTGTGGTGTGCCGTTGTTCGGTGTAGCTTCTGGCACGGAATGGAGGTTTGGTTGGTTTGGAATGTGGAGGCCCGGTTGCCCACATAGGGCACGACGTGGACTAGCAGAAGTGAACAACCGCCTtacatctacttcttgtgatgtCTCAAAAAAATTCTATTTCTTATGCGGATTGCTAGAGCTCAGTTAACTAAGACTTAACGAAGTCTCAGTTAATATTATATTTATGAGATTTTATGTGAAGATAcgtgcatttttttatttttttcattctTTTATATGTTGTGTTACTTGATTGAGATTTGATTAAGCCTCATCGACTGAGATCTAACCACACCCTTTTTTGTGTACTCATTTTTGGCTTCAAATAAAATTGTGTACTCATTTTCTCAACCGCAAAAAGGGCCCGACAATTGAACACTCGCCTAGATAAGAAATTGAGTTCAACCCCAACTCCCCTTCTGCCGTCCGATACACATCTAACAAAAATGGTTGAGTGTATCTGCGTATGTATGAGCATTGGTGTCTACTGTGTAAAAAAAAATACAGTTCTAGCGAACTATAGTATCCTTTCTCCTCCTTCGATAGCGGTCTGTCAGCCCGTCCTCTGAGACTTTGACGCCGGCTTCCACCTCCATGGCCAACGGTGTTGTCGTATGTGTTTCTCCACCTCGTCTTGTGTGAGTCGCTGCCCCTCCGCCTTTCCTTAAACTCCTACCGTACTCCACACCGATGGCTACCCCCGCACCCGAACCAATCTAAAACTATGTCGTCGCCCGTTCTTGATGGTGTTCCCGTCTCGGCGTCGAGGCTGCGCTTTGTTGGAATTCGATTGAGCGCATAGAAATTTTCAGGTGACCGCAGAGGGATGCACTATGTGTGGTTACCTAAAAATGATTAGTGGTCATTCACTTTTTTTTAGGGCATAGTGGTCATTCACTTTTTACCGTTACTGGCGTACACACAGGAAAGCCCAACATCGGGACCGGGCTTCAGGCATGCATGTTACATCCTGGATCTTCGAGTTGACACCCCATGACGGCCCATCTTGGCAGCAATAATCCACATGGGTGCAAGTTTTGCATGCTGGGTGATCCTACTACGTAGGAAATCTTGGATCGAGATTCATGATGAAACGATGTTCTTTAAATTTCTAATACAAAATTTAATAGTGCCACATGATCATACCATGGGCGAAAATTAAATAATACAACAACTTGACAGGAGCTTGAATTGCTTTGGGCATTAGTCAAATCGCTCTCCACTTCCCGATCAAGATCCAAAGGCTCAGCCACCTTCTACTTTCTCTAGCCTTCTTAGTCCACATATAATAGTACtaaatgaaaaaaatgaagtttttcaacagagaatgaattagtggcattgtaCTACACTTAAATAAGaaaggaaaggaaaaaaaattGCACACTCGGAAAATTGTGATTTTTATGcaagaataagcatataatagtGGATTTTTCGAAAAAAGAGAGGAAATTTTCTAAGAAGTAATGGATTAGTGACATTGGTATCAACcttaaaaaggaaaaaaggaaattaaaatcaaaataaaataaaaaaattcctacaaagAATGAATTACTAGCATTTGTATTATCTTTTAAAAAGACATAAAATAAAAAAAGTTGCACACAAATTTAAACTAAAACTCTACTTTTCAAATATGCAAAAAAATAAGTACATAATAGTGCAAGTTTCTTACTCTAGTATAATTTACACACATATTGAATAGTGCTTGTGAGTATATTTCACACGCAAGAATAAAATGATCTTTTCTAAAAAGATTAAATTATTAGCATTGTTATTACCCTTAAAGGACAAcgaaaaaaaaatcatgacataatTTGCACACAATTTATACATAAATTATGGTTTctataatatgcaagaataaccatataataataaaaaaatcacaaaaaaaggTTAAGAAAGAATGATTTAGTGACATTGGTGTTGCCCctaaagaagaaagaaaatgaaacaaaattaaaataaaataataaataaagTTTTCTAAAGaaaaatgaattagtggcattggtattaacATTTAAGAAGAAATAACATGAGGAAAAAAAATTGCAGACAACTTTGTACTGAAATTACACTTTTTGTAATATACATAGGTAAACATATAATAGTGCAATTTCACATTTTAATATATACACATATTTTATAGTACTTGTGTGTACATTTTCACACACCAACATCTCAAAAATACTCATAAAAAAGAAAAATGactaaaaacaaaaacaaaagcaaAAACAAGAAGAAAATAAAGGCAACGGGTAACGGGCTTCAAGCCCAATAAGCAAAAACAAAGGCAAGTCGAAAATTCAGCCCAGGAAGTTAAGAAATAACTAAGGGAAGAAAAAAACACGAATCTTGACAAGAAATTGAACGATCAAagaatgtactccctccgtcccataatgtaagaggTTTTTTAatactagtgtagtgtcaaaaaaacgtcttacattatgaaacggagggagtatattgctAAGGTGGACTGCAGGATGGGATTGGCTCCAGGACAGTCGACTCACCCGAAACTTGTTTCCGTCGAATATGTACTAGCCAGATTTTTCTTGGGTGGTAGTGGATCACCGGTGAATGCATGCAGCCCTTTGACCAACTAAATAGTACAGTTGCGTTCAAGTACTACGGGTGCTAATGGTAGATCGCCGGCAGCTGAATTCTTTAATATCACACTATTTCATAAGCAAGTTATACTATGATGAGTTGTACTATGTGTGCATAAGATGAGAGACATGATTTGATCCAGCGCTTGCTGCATGGTATGAGATAATACGTACGTATAGGAAGATTACTAATACATACTTCCAGTTGAGATTGAACTCAGTTGACCATAATCATTAAGGAAAAACTAAAACCAAAGCTAATATATATCTGTATCTATAACTATACCTACTATTAAAGGGAATAGGTATTCTTGGTTTGGTTTAGTCCTTGTTGATTTTCGTCTTAGGTATTTGTACGTTGATGGGCCCTCTATGGGCTTCTATGAGCTAATTAAAGAAAAGAATTGAGGTAAAAAGGTAGGATAATTAGAAAGAAGGATCTGTACGCTTCAATGGTGGAGCTACTAAATTAGAAAAAGAAATGATTTGATTCCTGACTAAAACGGATGAAGACGTTATGGTAATTAATGGAAGAATTATACTTAAATGGAATTAATGAGAGATTATGCCCGGCAAAGAAAATATGAACGCGGCTAAATTACATCCTATTTTTTTATGTTCATTTTGTAGAAGGATGTTGCGTTGCAGCATGTTCTTCGTAGTGAATCCGGTGCTATGACCCATTATGGTTGCACAAAACATCAAATTTtttcgttgcaacgcacgggcatatgtgctaatACAAAACTAAGAACAAAAAAAGATATTTTTTCTAATAAAGAACGAATTAAGGAGATTGCTATTAcctaaaagaagaaagaaaatgtaaaaacacataaaactgtggggaacgtagcatgcaatttcaaaaaaattcctacgctcacgcaagatctatatatctatgagatgcatagcaacgagagggggagagtgtgtccacgtaccctcgtagactgaaagcggaagcgttaggttaacgcggttgatgtagtcgaacgtcttcacgatccaaccgatccaaataccgaacgtacggcacctctgtgttcagcacatgttcagctcgatgacgtctcttgaactcttgatccagcagagggtcgagggagagttccgtcagcacgatggcgtggcgacggtgatggtgatgtgatccgcgcagggcttcgcctaagcactacgacgctatgaccgaaggagtaaactgtggaggggggcaccgcacacggctaagagaacaattgatgtgcctttgggtgccccccgcccccgtatataaatgaggggaggaggaggccggcagccagcaggggcgcgccatgggggggggagccctagtccaattcggactgccatggggggggggggcggccaccccttgcggccctcctctctctccactaaggcccactaaggtCCAATATTTCCctcgggggttccggtaacccctcggtactccggtaaaatatccgaatcactcgaaaccatTCTGATGAACGAAAACTATCTTCCAATATATGAacctttacctctcgaccatttcgagactcctcgtcatgtttgtgatctcatccgggactccaaacaaacttcggtcaccataacacataactcataatacaaatcgtcatcgaacgttaagcgtgcggaccctacgggttcgagaactatgtagacatgaccgagacacatctccggtcaataaccaatagtggaacctggatgctcatattggttcctacatattctacgaagatatttatcggtcaaccgcaataacaacatacgttattccctttgtcctcggtatgttacttgctcgagatctatcgtcggtatcatcatacctagttcaatcttgttatcggcaagtctctttactcgtttcatagtgcatcatcccgtaactaactcattagtcacattgcttgcaaggcatatagtgatgtgcattaccgagagggcccagagatacctctccgatacttggagtgacaaatcctaatgtcgatctatgcctacccaacaaacaccttcggagacacctgtagagcatctttataatcacccagttacgttgtgacgtttgatagcacacaaggtgttcctccggtattcgggagttgcataatctcatagtcataggaatatgtataagtcatgaagaaagtaatagcaataaaaattaacgatcattatgctaagctaacggatggatcttgtccatcacatcattcttcaattatgtgatcccgtttatcaaatgacaacacatgtctatggttaggaaacttaaccatctttgattaacgagctagtcaagtagaggcatactagggacactctgttttgtctacgtattcacacatgcactaagtttccggttaatacaattctagcatgaataataaacatttaccatgatataaggaaatataaataacaactttataatttcctctagggcatatttccttcagtctcccacttgcactagagtcaataatctagattacattgtaatgattctaacacccatggagtcttggtgctgatcatgttttgctcgtggaagaggcttagtcaacgagtctgcaacattcagatccgtatgtatctcgcaaatctctatgtctccctccttgacttgatcgcggatggaattgaagcgtctcttgatgtgtttggttctcttgtgaaatctggattccttcgccaaggctattgctccagtattgtcacaaaagattttcattggacccggtgcactaggtattacacctagattagatatgaactccttcatccaaactccttcagttgttgcttccgaagcagctatgtactccgcttcacacgtagatcccgccacgacactttgcttggaactgcaccaacttacagctccaccattcaatataaacatgtatccggtttgcgactttgagtcatccggatcagtgtcaaagcttgcatcaacgtaaccatttacgacaagctctttgtcacctccataaacgagaaacatatcc is drawn from Aegilops tauschii subsp. strangulata cultivar AL8/78 chromosome 1, Aet v6.0, whole genome shotgun sequence and contains these coding sequences:
- the LOC109734121 gene encoding uncharacterized protein — encoded protein: MDEVWPWLATLPPPGAGNGTASTPLAASPEAEGASIVLQADCTATADGGTAVVAFSIAVDSANGVARRVLWTSEAFAAASEVAPRLLLLAQLLDEVTALSPSIPSLSRTPDASPPEWKLDEEVVSAVIAATGTDGSPLFSLALLMRLFWLCALEAPADLGFLFFRALGTDIERALAGCAPAALGALLLAVGPDVEEQFMRSLGYMLAKWCLLREMQSAPKPPAKPDVACLSYAANVHGLWVLRGYAPVLAIPRVAGATSTATITALPHELPEEPALRYGLVHQQLEAVAQVEYAVSVRDNGFIVVGVHVDNIRVRVVRLGYSKKDDTGTEEDVVDDDHVLDGERHFPSRIRLWVGPKFGSSYATGPSLGRSTGNPEREVETTRTVKGAFSGATKLGGDPKVKAKMRSSSRARNRSWRWEQEAEGSAGVFEGVLCDPATGTEVSSWRPGSREADPRSGMRRRYGGPGRAFSKMRGLVVAGDELPEEVTWRVGREAEGRTMRWRLGLKVWLNYLPNEVRSRHFETRCVEWAHEVELPLMATTPL